Proteins found in one Pempheris klunzingeri isolate RE-2024b chromosome 6, fPemKlu1.hap1, whole genome shotgun sequence genomic segment:
- the gng12b gene encoding guanine nucleotide-binding protein G(I)/G(S)/G(O) subunit gamma-12 translates to MSSKMQSSSSIAQARRTVQQLRIEASIERIKVSKASSDLMRYCGEHAKNDPLLMGVPASENPFKDKKPCTVL, encoded by the exons ATGTCATCGAAAATGCAGAGCTCCAGTAGCATAGCTCAGGCCAGGCGGACGGTGCAGCAGCTGAGGATAGAGGCCAGCATCGAGAGGATAAAG GTGTCCAAGGCTTCATCCGACCTGATGCGCTACTGTGGAGAACATGCCAAGAACGACCCGCTGCTCATGGGCGTCCCCGCTTCAGAGAACCCTTTCAAGGACAAGAAGCCTTGCACTGTTTTGTAG